In Arthrobacter sp. StoSoilB5, one genomic interval encodes:
- a CDS encoding FAD/NAD(P)-binding protein, translating into MPSPVPAIAFIGGGPRTAGVLERLAASRPGLFDGPLHIHIVEPYEPGSGRIWRYDQSPGLLLNSTAADVTMFTDASVACDGPPVDGPGLATWAAGVLDGSIRDVPALEPHLLAQLRDLTPASFPTRQLQSKYLEWFFRRSVTALGSEVTVTVHRDTATAVERSSDAGAHHVRLASGAEVTADVVVYALGHTDSLPDDESARFSEFAARHGGFHAPPSYTTDVDYSGIEAGQDVIVSGMGLAFVDLLVLLFEGRGGRFVERPDGELNYVPSGAEPSLWVGSRRGVPYHSKISSVLRGEPIARPRYFTAAAVDALLANHQELDFRSQLWPLIAKDAGYAYYREIFTGYPSRVLGTWASFEARFDAVDWYSSAREELVEFSVPDPALHLDLEALDHPLSGCAFADHEAVQRSVAAYIQHDLDLRTSADHSETLALFTALLFVYMDLGRLVPQDRLNARSQQAIHGWWHGFFSFVDSGPPSHRLREMLALHQAGFLKFLGPGMWVRTDESTGRFVAGSFQSPVVVDASAYIEARLPSASVERSANPALADLHDAGRGTEQRLLTSEGAHSTGKLLVSGNHQVLSPVGTAEDTLFAVGPWTSGWGAGAFARPNTNAAPFRENDALARRILTTVAAARPTTKGLT; encoded by the coding sequence ATGCCGTCACCAGTTCCAGCCATCGCCTTCATCGGCGGCGGCCCGCGCACGGCCGGCGTCCTGGAAAGGCTGGCAGCGAGCCGGCCCGGATTATTCGATGGGCCGCTGCACATTCACATCGTGGAGCCGTATGAGCCGGGCTCCGGAAGGATCTGGCGCTATGACCAGAGCCCGGGCCTGCTGCTGAACTCCACCGCCGCGGACGTCACCATGTTTACCGATGCGTCCGTGGCGTGCGATGGTCCTCCCGTCGATGGCCCAGGCCTCGCCACGTGGGCGGCAGGTGTGCTGGACGGCAGCATCCGCGACGTGCCCGCGTTGGAACCGCACCTTCTCGCGCAACTTCGCGACCTGACTCCTGCGTCCTTTCCCACCCGGCAACTGCAAAGCAAGTACCTCGAATGGTTCTTCCGTCGGTCAGTCACCGCCCTGGGGTCCGAGGTCACCGTGACGGTCCACCGGGACACGGCTACCGCCGTCGAGCGCTCGTCCGACGCCGGGGCGCACCATGTGCGATTGGCTTCCGGGGCAGAGGTGACGGCCGACGTCGTGGTTTACGCCCTGGGCCATACCGATTCGCTGCCGGACGACGAGTCCGCCCGCTTCAGCGAATTTGCTGCCCGCCACGGTGGGTTCCATGCGCCGCCGTCGTACACAACGGACGTGGACTACTCGGGGATTGAAGCCGGCCAGGACGTGATCGTGTCCGGCATGGGGCTCGCGTTCGTCGATCTGTTGGTGCTGTTGTTCGAGGGCCGCGGCGGCCGATTCGTGGAAAGGCCCGACGGCGAACTCAATTACGTGCCCTCCGGCGCCGAACCGAGTCTCTGGGTAGGTTCACGACGCGGCGTGCCGTACCACTCCAAGATTTCCTCAGTGCTGCGCGGTGAGCCGATCGCACGGCCGCGGTACTTCACGGCCGCGGCTGTTGATGCGTTGTTGGCCAATCACCAGGAACTGGATTTCCGATCCCAACTGTGGCCATTGATTGCCAAGGATGCCGGCTATGCCTACTACCGCGAGATCTTCACGGGCTACCCGTCGCGGGTCTTGGGGACGTGGGCCAGCTTCGAGGCGAGGTTCGACGCTGTGGACTGGTACAGCAGCGCACGGGAAGAGCTGGTTGAGTTCTCGGTCCCTGATCCCGCGCTGCACCTGGACCTCGAAGCCCTGGACCACCCCCTCAGCGGTTGCGCCTTCGCCGATCACGAGGCTGTGCAGCGCTCGGTGGCCGCGTACATCCAACACGATCTAGACCTCCGAACCAGCGCTGACCATTCCGAAACACTCGCACTCTTCACCGCGTTGTTGTTCGTCTACATGGACCTTGGCCGGTTGGTCCCGCAGGATCGGCTCAATGCACGCTCCCAACAGGCGATCCACGGCTGGTGGCACGGCTTCTTTAGCTTCGTGGATTCCGGGCCGCCGTCACACCGTCTGCGTGAAATGCTCGCACTGCACCAGGCCGGGTTCCTGAAGTTCCTGGGGCCGGGCATGTGGGTACGCACCGACGAATCAACGGGCCGGTTTGTGGCGGGCTCATTCCAGTCGCCTGTGGTGGTGGATGCTTCCGCATACATCGAGGCACGATTGCCGTCAGCGTCCGTGGAACGTTCGGCGAATCCCGCCCTGGCAGACCTGCACGACGCCGGACGGGGCACCGAACAGAGGCTGCTTACCTCCGAGGGTGCGCACTCCACGGGCAAACTCCTGGTCTCCGGGAATCACCAGGTCCTGTCACCTGTTGGTACAGCAGAGGACACATTGTTTGCGGTGGGACCGTGGACGTCCGGCTGGGGCGCGGGAGCATTTGCCCGCCCCAACACCAATGCGGCGCCTTTCCGGGAAAACGACGCGTTGGCCCGCAGGATCCTGACCACCGTTGCTGCTGCCCGCCCAACTACGAAAGGCCTGACATGA
- a CDS encoding GNAT family N-acetyltransferase has product MTRTPTLPTSGHSVLSLPMRDPRVRPLLDELAVEYDTRYGTLFGTGGAAEELSRYPAEEFAAPHGALIIIQENGESVAGGAFRRYDEHTAELKRIWTHSAHRRRGLARRVLTELENEARRRGYRKLYLTTGPRQPEAKNLYLATGYKALFDLAADPEEIKHLAFSKDLALPG; this is encoded by the coding sequence ATGACCAGAACGCCAACCCTGCCGACGTCGGGCCATTCCGTCCTTAGCCTGCCCATGCGCGATCCCCGCGTGCGTCCGCTCCTGGACGAACTCGCCGTCGAATATGACACCCGCTACGGGACCCTGTTCGGCACCGGGGGCGCCGCAGAGGAGTTGAGCCGGTACCCGGCCGAGGAATTCGCAGCGCCGCATGGTGCCCTGATCATCATCCAGGAGAACGGCGAGTCCGTTGCCGGCGGTGCGTTCCGGCGTTACGACGAGCACACCGCGGAGCTGAAGAGAATCTGGACCCACTCTGCGCATCGTCGTCGCGGGCTGGCACGGCGCGTGCTCACAGAGTTGGAAAACGAGGCACGACGCCGGGGCTACAGGAAGCTCTACCTCACCACCGGCCCGCGCCAGCCCGAGGCCAAGAACCTGTATCTGGCCACAGGCTACAAAGCACTCTTTGACCTCGCCGCAGACCCGGAGGAAATCAAGCATTTGGCGTTCAGCAAGGATCTTGCACTGCCCGGCTAA
- a CDS encoding helicase HerA-like domain-containing protein codes for MANKTTAEKLATIQQGYALQGATIELGAAIVDGEIHKEAQVRLPLAMMNRHGLVAGATGTGKTVTLHMIAEQLSTAGVPVFLADIKGDLSGLATAATGSEKLTARTEALGQQWQGKNFPVEFLSLGGDGNGIPIRATITSFGPILLSRIMDLNDTQESSLQLIFHFADKNNLELIDLKDLRAVIQFLTSDEGKEQLEDLGGLSKATAGVILRELVTLEAQGMERFFGEPEFDTAELLRTAPDGRGVVSCLELPTLQTKPLLFSTFLMWLLADLFEDLPEAGDLDKPKLVFFLDEAHLLFSGASKAFLEAITTTVRLIRSKGVGIFFVTQTPKDVPADVLGQLANRVQHALRAFTPEDAKALKATVSTFPVSDYDLEETLTSAGIGEAVITVMNEKGAPTPVALTRLRAPESVMGPSADDLIRSTVASSSLLVKYGTALDNISAYEKLTSNAVPSTGDAAPGLPPVPGSSSGPGASGGSPYDIDAEARRIEEEILGRPSSRPAPAPAPPSQAPAPAPQQDSGMLGDLAGVLGGALGGGLKSMARSIGTQLGRDLMRGVFGTSTRRRR; via the coding sequence ATGGCCAACAAAACCACTGCTGAAAAACTTGCCACCATCCAGCAGGGGTACGCCCTGCAAGGTGCCACCATCGAGCTGGGTGCGGCGATCGTGGATGGTGAAATCCACAAAGAGGCCCAGGTCCGGCTCCCGCTCGCCATGATGAACCGCCACGGCCTCGTGGCGGGCGCCACCGGTACCGGCAAGACGGTCACGTTGCACATGATCGCCGAACAGCTCTCGACGGCGGGTGTTCCGGTTTTCCTCGCGGACATCAAGGGTGATCTTTCCGGACTGGCAACGGCGGCAACCGGCAGTGAAAAGTTGACCGCACGCACTGAGGCCCTGGGCCAGCAGTGGCAGGGAAAGAACTTCCCCGTTGAATTCCTGAGCCTGGGCGGGGACGGCAACGGAATCCCGATCCGCGCCACCATCACCTCGTTCGGGCCCATCCTGCTCTCGCGCATCATGGACCTCAACGACACTCAAGAGTCCAGCCTTCAACTGATCTTCCACTTTGCGGACAAGAACAACTTGGAACTGATCGACCTCAAAGACCTCCGTGCCGTCATCCAGTTCCTTACTTCGGACGAGGGCAAGGAACAGCTGGAAGATCTTGGCGGACTCTCCAAAGCCACTGCCGGAGTCATCCTGCGGGAGCTGGTGACGCTCGAGGCGCAGGGCATGGAAAGGTTCTTCGGCGAACCGGAGTTCGATACCGCAGAGCTCCTCCGCACGGCGCCCGATGGCCGGGGCGTGGTCAGCTGCCTTGAGCTGCCCACTTTGCAGACCAAGCCCCTGCTGTTCTCCACGTTCCTCATGTGGCTCCTGGCCGACCTGTTCGAGGACCTCCCCGAAGCCGGCGACCTCGACAAGCCCAAGCTGGTGTTCTTCCTGGACGAGGCACACCTGCTCTTCAGCGGCGCCTCCAAGGCCTTCCTCGAGGCCATCACCACCACGGTCCGGCTCATCCGTTCCAAGGGCGTCGGCATCTTTTTCGTCACCCAGACACCCAAAGACGTCCCCGCCGATGTCCTGGGCCAGCTCGCCAACCGGGTGCAACATGCCCTTCGCGCGTTCACACCGGAGGATGCCAAGGCACTCAAGGCCACTGTCTCCACGTTTCCCGTCAGCGACTACGACCTCGAAGAGACGCTCACCTCCGCCGGCATTGGTGAGGCCGTCATCACCGTGATGAACGAAAAAGGCGCGCCCACACCCGTTGCCCTCACCCGGCTTCGTGCGCCCGAATCCGTGATGGGTCCCAGCGCCGACGACCTCATCCGCAGCACGGTTGCCTCGTCCTCTCTCTTGGTCAAGTACGGTACGGCCCTGGACAACATCTCCGCCTACGAGAAGCTCACCAGCAACGCCGTACCCTCCACGGGCGACGCCGCACCGGGGTTGCCGCCGGTTCCGGGCAGCTCGTCCGGTCCCGGCGCTTCCGGGGGCTCGCCCTACGACATCGACGCCGAAGCTCGCCGCATCGAGGAGGAGATCCTCGGCCGCCCGAGCTCCCGCCCTGCCCCTGCGCCTGCCCCGCCTTCACAGGCGCCGGCACCAGCGCCCCAGCAGGACAGCGGCATGCTGGGCGACCTCGCCGGCGTCCTTGGCGGGGCGTTGGGCGGTGGCCTCAAGAGCATGGCCAGGTCGATCGGCACCCAGCTTGGCCGCGACCTCATGCGCGGCGTTTTCGGTACCTCCACGCGGCGCCGCCGCTAG
- a CDS encoding DUF559 domain-containing protein, whose product MEAELVLRQLGGVALNRQVQARGVSESAIRAALRAGCIERIERGVLGRPGADPEFVAAIKARSLLTCASAAGRYGLWLLHQPTEPHYWQSNGRRAIGCVSHRLPLSQPRHEPFVALPDVLLHALLCLPALESLVMVESAFIRGDITAEYLRRHLVGNRCGRAREVLAKVDRGAGSLIETLARVLFRDVGIRTETQVWIDGIGTVDFLLEGFLIIEIDGLAFHLNPRQFKKDRRRDNEAIRQGLLVLRFFYDDVVHTPDAMLWHVREVLRRGRLV is encoded by the coding sequence GGTACTGCGACAGCTGGGCGGCGTCGCCTTGAACAGGCAGGTGCAGGCACGCGGCGTCAGTGAGTCCGCGATTCGGGCGGCGCTGCGGGCAGGCTGTATCGAGCGCATAGAGCGGGGAGTGCTGGGTCGTCCTGGTGCGGATCCGGAGTTTGTTGCGGCAATCAAAGCGAGATCGCTACTGACGTGCGCGTCTGCTGCAGGCCGTTATGGCCTATGGCTGCTTCACCAACCAACCGAGCCCCACTATTGGCAAAGCAACGGTCGGCGAGCGATCGGATGCGTCAGCCACCGCCTGCCTCTGTCCCAGCCTCGGCACGAACCGTTCGTTGCACTGCCGGATGTCCTATTGCACGCGCTGCTTTGCCTGCCCGCGTTGGAATCACTTGTGATGGTCGAAAGTGCCTTCATCCGCGGCGACATCACAGCGGAATACCTGCGGCGACACCTGGTGGGCAACCGGTGTGGGCGGGCCCGTGAAGTCCTTGCCAAAGTTGATCGTGGGGCGGGTTCCTTGATCGAAACCTTGGCGCGTGTCCTGTTCAGGGATGTGGGGATCCGGACAGAGACCCAGGTCTGGATCGACGGCATAGGAACTGTGGACTTCCTCCTTGAGGGCTTCCTGATCATCGAAATCGACGGGCTGGCGTTCCATCTGAATCCGCGTCAGTTCAAGAAGGATCGTCGGAGGGACAACGAGGCGATCCGGCAGGGCTTGTTGGTGCTGAGGTTCTTCTACGACGATGTGGTCCACACGCCGGATGCGATGCTGTGGCACGTTCGTGAGGTCCTTCGCCGGGGCCGCTTGGTGTAA